The region GCCAACGAGCTCATATTTGTCCTGCGAGGCATTGAAGTCCGAAATCAGCTGTTTGGTGATCTCGGCCAGGCGGCCGTTTGCTGCGTTCCACCACTCGATCTTGACGCGATCAGCTGCACTGGCGTCGCCTGCATTTGCCAATCCGAGCGTCATAAGAGCAGCGCCTGCCGCGAAGGACCGGAATGTCCGTCCTATGCGAGCGCCCATCGAAAATTCTGTCGTCATTTCGCTTTCCTCTCCATTGCCGTTGTGTTCGCCGACCGGCACGTCCAGCGCCGATCAACCCCTCCCAAGGTGGCGATGAAAACAAGGGTGGGGCCACTTGTTACAAATGTCAATAGCGTGTTACAAATGTATGACGATATCGAAGGGAGGATACTTTGGCAGCGATCGAACTGATTGACCTGAAGAAAAATTACGGCCCCGTCTCCGCGGTGAAGGGGATCAATCTCACCGTCGCAGATGGTGAAATGATCGTGCTGGTCGGACCGTCGGGATGCGGAAAGTCGACTTTGCTTCGTATGATCGCCGGCCTAGAAGCCATAAGCTCCGGGCACCTCAGGATCGCTGGCAGCGACGTTAGCCATGTCGATCCGGCCGACCGCAACATCGCCATGGTGTTCCAAAACTATGCGCTCTATCCTCACATGACCGTTCGGCAGAATCTCGAATACGGCCTCAAAAATCGCCGTGTCGCTCGCGGCGAGATTGATCGGCGAATCGCCAATGCCGCCAGCATTCTGGAGATTGGCGAATTCCTCGAGCGGCGCCCCCGCCAGCTGTCCGGCGGACAGCGGCAACGGGTTGCCATGGGCCGCGCCATCGTCCGCGATCCCGCCGCCTTTCTCTTCGATGAACCGCTGTCCAACCTGGATGCGAAGCTGCGTGTGCAAATGCGCGTCGAAATCCGAAGACTGCAGCGGCAGCTTAAAACGACAAGCCTTTATGTGACGCACGACCAGCTCGAGGCCATGACGCTTGCCGACCGGCTGGTGGTCATGAACGGTGGCCGGATCGAGCAGATCGGGACACCAATCGAGGTGTACCGCCGGCCTGAAACGGTGTTCGTGGCAGGGTTCATTGGCTCACCGCCGATGAACCTGATCGATCTCGATCAGCTTGGCCCCTGCCAACTCGCGCTTCCCAGGGATACCGATGTCATCGGCATCCGGCCGAGTGCAATCAATCTCGGTGGGCGTTCAGCGCATGATCTCCGGTTCGACGCTTTCGTTGAATTGATCGAGACC is a window of Rhizobium leguminosarum bv. trifolii WSM1325 DNA encoding:
- a CDS encoding ABC transporter related (PFAM: ABC transporter related; Transport-associated OB domain protein~SMART: AAA ATPase~KEGG: rec:RHECIAT_CH0002893 sn-glycerol-3-phosphate ABC transporter, ATP-binding protein); this translates as MAAIELIDLKKNYGPVSAVKGINLTVADGEMIVLVGPSGCGKSTLLRMIAGLEAISSGHLRIAGSDVSHVDPADRNIAMVFQNYALYPHMTVRQNLEYGLKNRRVARGEIDRRIANAASILEIGEFLERRPRQLSGGQRQRVAMGRAIVRDPAAFLFDEPLSNLDAKLRVQMRVEIRRLQRQLKTTSLYVTHDQLEAMTLADRLVVMNGGRIEQIGTPIEVYRRPETVFVAGFIGSPPMNLIDLDQLGPCQLALPRDTDVIGIRPSAINLGGRSAHDLRFDAFVELIETVGDENNVHLRIDGADKRVVASVSTNQRLQEGDRISCHVGMDGLHPFNRATGRRTE